A part of Campylobacter concisus genomic DNA contains:
- a CDS encoding 30S ribosomal protein S9: MAKVYATGKRKTAVAKVWIKAGSGKIVVNGMDLNTWLGGHEAIKLKVIQPLLVTKQESLIDIVATTLGGGYSAQAEALRHGISRALADMDADFRATLKPKGLLTRDSRVVERKKFGRRKARRSPQFSKR; this comes from the coding sequence ATGGCAAAAGTTTATGCAACTGGTAAAAGAAAAACTGCTGTAGCAAAGGTTTGGATAAAAGCTGGAAGCGGTAAAATCGTAGTAAATGGTATGGATCTTAATACTTGGCTTGGTGGGCATGAAGCTATAAAGCTTAAAGTAATTCAGCCACTTCTAGTTACTAAACAAGAGAGTTTAATAGATATAGTAGCTACAACTTTAGGTGGTGGTTATTCAGCACAAGCAGAGGCTTTAAGACACGGTATTTCACGTGCTTTAGCTGATATGGATGCTGATTTTAGAGCAACACTTAAACCAAAAGGCTTATTAACTAGAGATTCTCGTGTTGTTGAACGTAAGAAATTTGGTAGAAGAAAGGCAAGAAGAAGCCCACAATTTTCTAAACGTTAA
- a CDS encoding flagellar motor protein MotB: protein MKKIALAMVAATAVFASNAAYNYEVTPTIGGVHPEGNLRVKDHNFVGVRAARNLEDFFFDQVELGVDYTQKAKEKTGSLTREGRVLRYHANLVKDIVDFGPVSLYGLVGAGYEDVPAIFVKNEDGGFGQYGFGLRYQVTDRFALKAEARDAIKFEHADHNLFYSLGFGIGLDSKAAPVVAAAPVAAAAPAATPVLDDDNDGVPNDIDQCPNTPAGVVVDERGCEKVIVLRDLDVNFAFDSYKVGPKYAAEIKKVADFMGEHPDYKVVLAGHTDSVGAEAYNQKLSEKRAKAVADVLAGYGVSEDKISTVGYGELKPIATNKTKEGRAQNRRVEATFNK from the coding sequence ATGAAAAAGATTGCTTTAGCTATGGTTGCCGCAACAGCGGTTTTTGCGTCTAACGCAGCATATAATTATGAAGTTACTCCAACTATTGGTGGTGTTCACCCAGAGGGAAATCTACGTGTAAAAGACCATAACTTCGTTGGTGTTAGAGCTGCTAGAAATCTTGAAGATTTTTTCTTTGATCAAGTAGAACTTGGTGTTGATTACACTCAAAAAGCAAAAGAAAAAACAGGTAGCTTAACAAGAGAAGGAAGAGTTCTTAGATATCATGCAAATCTTGTAAAAGATATAGTTGATTTTGGACCAGTTAGTCTATATGGCTTAGTTGGTGCTGGTTATGAAGATGTTCCAGCTATTTTTGTTAAAAATGAAGATGGCGGTTTTGGCCAATATGGTTTTGGCTTAAGATATCAAGTAACTGATAGATTTGCTCTTAAAGCAGAAGCAAGAGACGCTATCAAATTTGAACATGCTGATCATAACCTATTCTATTCACTAGGCTTTGGTATCGGTCTTGACTCAAAAGCAGCTCCAGTTGTGGCAGCAGCTCCAGTTGCAGCAGCAGCTCCAGCAGCTACTCCAGTTCTTGATGATGATAATGATGGCGTGCCAAATGATATAGATCAATGCCCTAACACTCCAGCTGGCGTAGTTGTTGATGAAAGAGGATGCGAGAAAGTTATCGTTCTTAGAGATCTAGATGTTAACTTTGCATTTGATAGCTACAAAGTCGGACCAAAATATGCAGCTGAGATCAAAAAAGTAGCTGACTTCATGGGCGAACACCCAGATTATAAAGTTGTACTTGCTGGTCACACTGATAGCGTAGGTGCAGAAGCTTATAACCAAAAACTATCTGAAAAAAGAGCAAAAGCTGTAGCTGATGTTCTTGCTGGCTATGGCGTAAGTGAGGATAAAATTTCAACAGTTGGCTACGGTGAGCTTAAACCAATTGCTACAAACAAAACTAAAGAAGGCCGCGCTCAAAATAGACGCGTTGAAGCTACTTTCAATAAATAA